The segment TTCGAACGGCAGGGCTTCGGCGGCACCCTCGGTGTCGCCGGGCCCGTGGGCCTGCTGCTGGTTGACTTCGTCAACGGTTTTGCCGATCCCGATCTCTTCGGGGGTGGCAACATCCCGGCGGCGATAGAGACCACTTTGCCGATGCTGGATTGGGCCCGTGCAGAAGGTCTGCCCGTCGCCCACAGCAGAATTGTCTTTGCGGACGATGCGACACCGAATATATTCGCTCTGAAGTCCCGCAAGTTGCTGGCACTGACAGAGCATGCCCGGAGTAGCGCAATCGTCGAGTCCCTGACGCCTCAACGAGGCGAGCTGGTTGTTCGCAAGACAGTACCCTCCGCATTTTTTGGAACGGATCTCCTGCCATGGTTGGTGCAGCGGGGCGTGCAGACGCTACTCGTGGCCGGCGCCACGACCAGTGGTTGCGTGAGGGCCAGCGTCGTTGACGCCATGTCCTGGGGACTGCGCCCGGTGGTGCTGACCGACTGCTGCGGCGACAGGAGTCTGCGGGCCCACGAGGCCAGCCTGTTTGACATGGGCCAGAAATACGCCGACCTGCTGACGCGGGACGAGGCAGTGAGAGCCATGCAGGAATCGGCGGAGGAGGTGGTTGTGGAGCGCAGCGTCAAATGAGCAGCGCGAAGCTGTCCGGCGTGAAGTGCCTCACCTTTGACGTGTTCGGCACAGTGGTCGATTGGCGCGGCAGCGTCATCCGGGAATGCGAGGAACTGGGCCGGCAGCGCGGTGTTGACGTCGACTGGGCAGCCCTGGTGGATGCCTGGCGTGGTGGCTACGCACCGGCCATGGACCGGGTTCGGCGTGGCGAACTGCCCTGGACCCGACTTGACGAACTGCATCGCATGACGCTGGATCGCCTGCTCGACGAGTTCGGCATTACCGGGCTGGCGGAGGCCGACATCGCCCACCTGAACCGGGCCTGGCACAGGCTTGAGCCCTGGCCGGACTCCGTGGAGGGTCTGACCCGGCTGCGGCGAAAATTCGTGCTGGCAACGCTGTCCAACGGCAACATCTCCCTGCTGGTGAACATGGCCAGGCATGCGCGGCTGCCGTGGGACTGCGTGCTGTCTTCGGAACTCGCGCGGCATTACAAGCGCGACCCGGAGGTCTATCGCATGGCCGCCTACCTGCTGGATGTCCGGCCGGAGGAGGTTCTGATGGTCGCGGCACACCAGGATGACTTGCAAGCGGCCCGGCAGGAGGGCTTTCGAACCGCATTCGTGTTGCGTCCGCTGGAATACGGCCCTGACGCGGACATCGATCTCACACCCGACCCGGATTTCGATCTGGTTGCCCGGGATTTTCTCGATCTGGCGGATCAGCTCCAGACCTGATCTCCAGATGCACCGTAGTACCACGGATTTGACAATAACTGTCCAGGAATGGGCGCTGAGTGCAAGGCGTGCCCGTTCAGGCGGGTTTTTGCAATGCGTGTTATGCAAGGAAGGCTTCGAAGGCCGTCGTTTCAACTCCAGCAGCATCGCTGGTGGCAGTGAGTACATCACCAACCTGGTGATCACCCTGATCCTGGCCATGGTTGTGGCCATCATCCTTGGCATGGGCCTGCCAACCGTGGCCGCCTACATGCTCGCTGCCACGGTGGTGGCCGCCGCCTTCGTGGAGGCCGGGTTGCCGGCCCTGTCGTCGCATCTGTTCATTCTTTACTTCGCCATTCTCTCCCGTGTGACGCCGCCGGCGGCGTTGGCTGCTTATACCGGCAGCGCCATTCCGGCTCACACTGGTTCAGTACGGCGCTGACGGCGACCAAGATTTCGCTGGGTGGATTCCTGATCCCCTACATGTTCATCTATCATCCGCCGCTGCTGGGCCAGGGCACCCTATTGGAGGTGATGATGGCCACCGGCACCGGCGTAATCGGCTTCGTGCTGATCGGCGCAGTGTTCCTCTGGCAGCGGGCGACTCCCGATCGCGGCGGCGATGCCGCCAGCGTCGCGGACAAGCCGGCACGCTGAAACCCGGACCAAACTTGAGACTGGAGAGTCCATCCATCATGAAAATTGTCATACCTGACGACTACCAGGATTGCGTCAAGACCCTGCGGTGTTTCCAGACGCTGTCCGGCCACGAGGTCACTGTCTACAACGATACCGTCACTGACGTTGATACTCTCGTGGAGCGCTTCAAGGACGCCGAGGCCCTGGTGCTCATTCGTGAACGCACGCAGATCACCGCTGAACTGCTGGAGCGGCTGCCGAATCTGCGCATTATCAGCCAGACCGGTGGTGGTATTGCCCACGTGGATCTGGATACCTGCAATGCCCGCGGTGTGGCCGTGGCCACCGGCACCGGCGCGCCTTACGCCGCCGCCGAGTTGACCTGGGGCCTGGCATTGGCGGCCATGCGCCGCATTCCGCAGGAAGTCGCCGGCATGAAGGCCGGCAAGTGGCAGCGCAGCCTGGGCGTGGGTATGCGTGGCAGGACGCTGGGCATCTATGGCTACGGCAAGATCGGTAGTGTTGTTGCCCGCTACGGCAAGGCCTTCGACATGCATGTGCTGGCCTGGGGCCGGGAGGGGTCGCTCACCCGCGCCCAGGCGGACGGTATCGACGTTGTCGAGAGCAAGGAGCAGTTGTTCGAGCAGTCCGATGTACTGAGCCTGCATCTGCGGCTCGGACCCCAGACGCGGGGTATCGTCACCGCGAACGATCTGGCGCGGATGAAGCCGGGCTCGCTGCTGGTCAATACCAGTCGTGCTGAACTGATCGAAAGCGGCGCCCTGGAGGCAGCGCTGGATGCCGGACGGCCGGGCATGGCGGCGGTTGATGTCTACGAGAATGAACCGGTGGTGGATCACCCCCTGCTGCACCGCGACGGTGCCGTGTGCACGCCGCATCTCGGCTACGTCGAACTCGACAGCTACGAGCTGTACTTCGGGGACGCCTTCGACAACGTCCTCGCTTTTGCCGAAGGTGCGCCGAAGAACCTGGCCAATCCGGACGTGCTCGCCAAGTAATCACCAGGAGAATGCGCATGAAAGAGAAACTCAACCAGAAAGGGCTCGCGACGCGCCGTGAGGTGCTCGGCGACGAATATGTGGATCGCTCGATCAACGGCGCCGATGACTTCAACTGGCCGCTGCAGGAACTGGTCACCGACTACTGCTGGGATGCGATATGGAATCGCCCCGGCCTGGATCGCAAGACCCGGAGCATGATCAATATCGCCATGCTGGCGGCCCTGGGTCGCCCCCATGAGCTGCGTATTCATACCGTGGGAGCCATTCGCAACGGCTGCAGCAAGGAGGAGATCCGCGAGATCCTGCTCCAGGCTACGGTCTATTGCGGTTTTCCGGCAGGCATCGACGCTTTCAAGGTCGCCAAGGAAGTAGTCGACAGCATGGAAGAGGCTGGATAAACGACAGGGAGACGCTGAATGAATCAGCGTCTCCGTCTTCATGTCCCGTTTCAGCCCCGGCGGTAGGTGCCCACCAGGCGATTCATACCGATAATTGCCGGCTCAAGCCGTCCCAGCAGTTCCCACAGTGACAGCCCGCCCTCCAGGCGGACATCGTCCTTCAGGGCCAGAATCCAGAAATAGTATTGATGCACCCCGTGGCCTTCCGGCGGCATCGGGCCGCCGTAGCCCGTGTTCCCGAAGTCGTTCTTGCCCGCCGTGAAGTCGGAGCTTCCTTCAGGCAGCGCATTCACCGATGCCGGGATGTTGTAGAGCACCCAGTGCACGAATCCGTAGGTACCGTTGGGACTGACCAGCGGCGCATCCGGGTCGTGGCAGATCACCGCAAAGGCCTTGGTGCCCTCCGGCGCGCCGGCCCAGGCCAGGTCCGGAGAGACATCATCGGATTCCCCCGTATGCCTGGTCGGAATGGCACCGCCGCTGCTGAAAGCGCTGCTGGTGAGCCGCATGTCCGATAATGCAAATCCCATGGTCGGTCTCCTCTTTGCAAACCAGTTCGGGGAGCATAGCAAAGCCCGCCGGGTAAACGTCCAGGCAGCAGATTCAGGTCTGGTTCATGTGAACTGAAGCATCGTCGTGTTCATGGTCGCCGCGTACACTTTTTCACAGACATGATCTCGGGAGTCTGCGGTGATAGGGACGCGCTGGAAGTACACGGCAGGTGTGTTGCTGCTGGGAGGCTTGCTCGCCGGATGCGCCAGTGCGCCCAGAGAGCCGGCGCCGGTGGTGGACGCCCGGCCGAGTGCACCGGCTGCTGCTGAGCGCTCGGCGTCGCCGGCACCGGATCATCGCCTTCAGCGCCAGGCCGTGATCGAGGCCCTTTATGCCCAGCATGATGACTGGGCCGGAACGCCCTATCGCCTTGGCGGTGCCAGCCGACGGGGCATTGACTGCTCGGCTTTCGTGCAGACGACGTTCGCCAGCCATTTCGACCGCCGCCTGCCACGCTCCACGGAAGGCCAGGCGCGGGTGGGGCGGCCCGTTGCGCGCACCGAGCTTGAGGCCGGGGATCTGGTGTTCTTCCGCACCGGCAAGACCCGGCACGTGGGGATCTACGTGGAGAGCGGGCAGTTTCTGCACGCCTCTACGAGCCAGGGCGTGATGCTTTCCGAACTGGATAACCCCTATTGGGCCGGCAACTGGTGGACCGCCCGACGGCCCTGATTTCGTGATGCAGCCGGTGCCATGGCAGGCTACTTCTTCAGCTTGTAAAGCTCCCAGATGGCGAAGGCCAGCAAACCGCCAAAGGTCAGAATCAGCTTGCCGATTACCATGATTTCGCCACCGCTCATGTGGAAGCCTCGCAGTCTTGTTGCCAATGTCGGATGGACCGCAGCCGGGCATGTTTGGTTCGGTGGCTGGTGGTTGTCGGGATTGTGCGTTGGGGTGCGTTGAGACCATGGCACCCCATGCAAACAGCACAAACGGAGTGCGGGCACGCCCTGGGGTGTCACCCATTGCTCGAAGCGCAGGTGACAGAAAGCAGCAAGAATGGCACCGACGGCGCAAAAACCCGCGACCGCCTCCGTTGGTACGGCACCATAGCGACGATTCAGCACCGAGTAGCTTGACCAGAGCAGAGCGCAAGCCGCGGCGGCAAGGTAGCCATCAACATAGTGGACCTCCAGGGTCAGTCCGCTGCCACCGCGAGTGACCAGCAGCGCTGCGCCGAACTAGTGCAGCGCAATCAACGCCACGCCGGCGATAGCCGCTGTGAAGCCAGCGAACTGCCACCTGGTCAGGCGCTCACCCATGAACGCCCGGGCACAGAGAGCCGTCGGTACCGGCGAGAGCGCTGCTGCCACGGCGACAATCGAGAGCAGACCTTCCCGCACGGCGATAATGAACAGCAACGTGCCCAGCGCCTGGCAGGCACCAACGGCGGTCATGACGGTGAGGTCCCGCATGCCCAGGCGCAGCACGGGGCGGAAGATCGGCACAAGTCCGGCCACCACGACGATGGATGCGACAACCGCTGCGGTTGCAGGCCAGAGCGGGCTGCCGCCGTCCGCCTGATCGAGAAACACGAAGAACAGCCCGAACACCACACCAGCGATGGTGGCCTGGGTGAGCCCGCCCCCCAGGAGCTGACGTCGTCGTGGCCGCGGGACATCACCTGGTGGAGGCAGGGAGTGGCTGGGTATCGCCGCCGGGGAGCCTGCCGAGACCACGGCGATCGCAACGGCCACCAAAGCGACGCCGGCCATGGCCCAGACGCTCGGACGCTCGCCAAGAGCGAGACCAAAGACGAACGGCACCGCCGCCCCCCAGACCCCGGTGACCGCGGCCACGATGCCCATGCGCCCCAGGGTCAGAGCCTGGAAGTAGACCACGAAGCCAAAGCCCATTGCGGCGCCGGCGGCGGCACCCCAGAGCAGCATGGTGGTGGATGGAAGCCCGCCGAACAGCAGGGCGGCGACCAGCATGAATGCGGCACCCACCAATTGTGAATAAAGGGCGACCGCCAACGGCGCCATGCGCCGCCCCACCATGCCGGCCAGAAAGTCGCCAATGCCGTAGCTGAGTGCTGTCAGCAGCCCCAGGACCAGAGCCATGCCATCTCCCGATTACGCGCGCCGCAGGCTGCTGGCGCCGGGTGCAATCTTGCGGGATTGGCGGGGCGCATGCACCCCGTGCTGCGTCAGCGTGGGCGACGCAGCACGGGCTCCGGTGGGTCGTCGGGGCGCTCCGTGAGGCGGATCGCCAGGTTTTCGGTGGCGCTGCCGCGCAGCACGGTGAGTAAGGCGTGGTCGTCGGGCCTGGTGGACTCGAGCTCGGCAAACAGCTCGCCCACCGATCGTATTGGCTCACCGTTGATCGCGACGATGATGTCACCCTCGACGGGAACGCGGTATGGCCCGTGCTGGACGACGCGGCCGCCCTCGCCATCCCGCAGCCCGGCGGTGACGGCGTTGCCCTCGGGTACCAGCCGGGTCACCAGTACACCGGAAGCAACCGGGAGGCGGGCATCGGTGGCCAGTCGTCGATCCACCGTGATGCCCTCGATGGCGATCCAGCCACGATTGACGCGCCCCTCCTTGATGATGTGGGTGACAATGCGGTCCACGGTGTTGGATGGAATCGACA is part of the Natronocella acetinitrilica genome and harbors:
- a CDS encoding carboxymuconolactone decarboxylase family protein, whose product is MKEKLNQKGLATRREVLGDEYVDRSINGADDFNWPLQELVTDYCWDAIWNRPGLDRKTRSMINIAMLAALGRPHELRIHTVGAIRNGCSKEEIREILLQATVYCGFPAGIDAFKVAKEVVDSMEEAG
- a CDS encoding TRAP transporter large permease subunit; this encodes MLCKEGFEGRRFNSSSIAGGSEYITNLVITLILAMVVAIILGMGLPTVAAYMLAATVVAAAFVEAGLPALSSHLFILYFAILSRVTPPAALAAYTGSAIPAHTGSVRR
- a CDS encoding haloacid dehalogenase type II, which translates into the protein MSSAKLSGVKCLTFDVFGTVVDWRGSVIRECEELGRQRGVDVDWAALVDAWRGGYAPAMDRVRRGELPWTRLDELHRMTLDRLLDEFGITGLAEADIAHLNRAWHRLEPWPDSVEGLTRLRRKFVLATLSNGNISLLVNMARHARLPWDCVLSSELARHYKRDPEVYRMAAYLLDVRPEEVLMVAAHQDDLQAARQEGFRTAFVLRPLEYGPDADIDLTPDPDFDLVARDFLDLADQLQT
- a CDS encoding NlpC/P60 family protein, producing the protein MIGTRWKYTAGVLLLGGLLAGCASAPREPAPVVDARPSAPAAAERSASPAPDHRLQRQAVIEALYAQHDDWAGTPYRLGGASRRGIDCSAFVQTTFASHFDRRLPRSTEGQARVGRPVARTELEAGDLVFFRTGKTRHVGIYVESGQFLHASTSQGVMLSELDNPYWAGNWWTARRP
- a CDS encoding D-2-hydroxyacid dehydrogenase family protein, producing MKIVIPDDYQDCVKTLRCFQTLSGHEVTVYNDTVTDVDTLVERFKDAEALVLIRERTQITAELLERLPNLRIISQTGGGIAHVDLDTCNARGVAVATGTGAPYAAAELTWGLALAAMRRIPQEVAGMKAGKWQRSLGVGMRGRTLGIYGYGKIGSVVARYGKAFDMHVLAWGREGSLTRAQADGIDVVESKEQLFEQSDVLSLHLRLGPQTRGIVTANDLARMKPGSLLVNTSRAELIESGALEAALDAGRPGMAAVDVYENEPVVDHPLLHRDGAVCTPHLGYVELDSYELYFGDAFDNVLAFAEGAPKNLANPDVLAK
- a CDS encoding isochorismatase family protein, which encodes MEPENALFERQGFGGTLGVAGPVGLLLVDFVNGFADPDLFGGGNIPAAIETTLPMLDWARAEGLPVAHSRIVFADDATPNIFALKSRKLLALTEHARSSAIVESLTPQRGELVVRKTVPSAFFGTDLLPWLVQRGVQTLLVAGATTSGCVRASVVDAMSWGLRPVVLTDCCGDRSLRAHEASLFDMGQKYADLLTRDEAVRAMQESAEEVVVERSVK
- a CDS encoding YbhB/YbcL family Raf kinase inhibitor-like protein, with amino-acid sequence MGFALSDMRLTSSAFSSGGAIPTRHTGESDDVSPDLAWAGAPEGTKAFAVICHDPDAPLVSPNGTYGFVHWVLYNIPASVNALPEGSSDFTAGKNDFGNTGYGGPMPPEGHGVHQYYFWILALKDDVRLEGGLSLWELLGRLEPAIIGMNRLVGTYRRG
- a CDS encoding DMT family transporter yields the protein MALVLGLLTALSYGIGDFLAGMVGRRMAPLAVALYSQLVGAAFMLVAALLFGGLPSTTMLLWGAAAGAAMGFGFVVYFQALTLGRMGIVAAVTGVWGAAVPFVFGLALGERPSVWAMAGVALVAVAIAVVSAGSPAAIPSHSLPPPGDVPRPRRRQLLGGGLTQATIAGVVFGLFFVFLDQADGGSPLWPATAAVVASIVVVAGLVPIFRPVLRLGMRDLTVMTAVGACQALGTLLFIIAVREGLLSIVAVAAALSPVPTALCARAFMGERLTRWQFAGFTAAIAGVALIALH